One segment of Halomonas sp. TD01 DNA contains the following:
- a CDS encoding DsbA family oxidoreductase → MQKLRVDLVSDVACPWCAIGYRRFEQALEILDGEIDVELFWQPFELNRDMPPEGEPILEHLCRKYGKDAASMEQSQREIMAVAEELGLNFRGALERRANNTFDAHRVLAWAATQNRETALQLALFEAYFGEAKRPSDPEVLREKAIEVGLDGDVAEAIARSDQYADDVREAEQKFMEAGVTAVPGFILDGRYLISGAQPADVLVDALRQVAEENASR, encoded by the coding sequence ATGCAGAAGTTGAGAGTCGATTTAGTGTCCGATGTAGCATGCCCGTGGTGCGCGATCGGCTATCGGCGCTTCGAACAAGCGTTAGAGATACTTGATGGTGAGATCGATGTTGAACTCTTCTGGCAGCCCTTTGAACTCAACCGTGACATGCCGCCCGAGGGCGAGCCGATCCTAGAGCACTTATGCCGCAAGTACGGCAAGGACGCGGCCAGCATGGAGCAGTCCCAGCGGGAGATTATGGCCGTGGCCGAAGAACTTGGGCTGAATTTCCGTGGTGCACTGGAGCGCCGGGCGAATAATACCTTCGATGCCCATCGTGTGCTTGCGTGGGCCGCAACGCAGAACCGAGAGACGGCGCTGCAGTTGGCATTATTTGAGGCCTACTTTGGTGAGGCCAAGCGTCCTTCGGATCCAGAGGTGCTACGAGAGAAGGCTATTGAAGTTGGGCTTGACGGCGACGTTGCCGAGGCCATCGCCCGGTCTGATCAGTACGCGGACGACGTTCGAGAGGCAGAGCAGAAATTCATGGAGGCAGGGGTCACTGCCGTGCCGGGCTTTATACTCGATGGACGCTACCTGATTTCTGGCGCCCAGCCAGCCGATGTGCTTGTCGATGCGCTTCGTCAGGTGGCTGAGGAAAACGCGAGCCGTTAA
- a CDS encoding CopG family ribbon-helix-helix protein: MSVTTVRLQADVEQHLEAIASRLHRSKGWVINQALSEYIAKQQLEQERWKQTLEAMESAAQGKVVDASEVHSWLNSWGTENEQDAPGSGK; this comes from the coding sequence ATGAGCGTCACCACAGTCCGCCTTCAAGCAGACGTTGAACAACACCTGGAAGCAATCGCTAGCAGGTTACACCGGAGCAAAGGCTGGGTGATCAACCAGGCATTGTCGGAATACATAGCAAAGCAGCAGCTTGAGCAAGAGCGGTGGAAACAAACGTTAGAGGCAATGGAGTCTGCTGCCCAAGGCAAGGTTGTTGATGCCAGCGAGGTTCACAGCTGGCTTAATAGCTGGGGAACCGAAAACGAGCAGGATGCGCCAGGGTCAGGTAAGTGA
- a CDS encoding E22 family MetX-like putative esterase has product MPLKQRHSLLTVVTVTSLGLLAASPLLAWDGVVEKQTFEMQDFTTQGGETIPELAVGWEAYGELNDARDNAILITHFFSGTSNAAGRYDPDGEPTGYWDAIIGPGKPLDTDEYYIIASDTLVNLNAHAPNVTTTGPASINPDTGKPWGMDFPVVTIRDFVEVQRALLESQGIESLHAVMGASMGALQAFEWASAYPDKVDRLIPVIGGGVADPWLLATLSAWAAPIRLDANWNEGNYYDGEPPTDGLKEALKLVTLNANHWQWANETFNRDWADEERDPAQDINARYAIEQTLDDVAAARAELSDANHLLYLVRANQLFMAGHGDSLEEGLAAIDAPTLMLYSENDLVFAPEGVRRTAELIEADGTEVTLETLEGNRGHLDGVVAIDQASETLRAFLK; this is encoded by the coding sequence ATGCCCCTCAAGCAACGACACTCTTTATTGACCGTGGTGACAGTTACCAGCCTCGGATTACTGGCAGCATCACCGCTACTGGCCTGGGATGGCGTCGTCGAAAAACAAACCTTCGAGATGCAAGACTTCACTACCCAAGGCGGCGAAACAATTCCCGAACTTGCGGTGGGTTGGGAAGCCTACGGTGAATTAAACGACGCCCGTGACAATGCCATCTTAATCACCCATTTCTTCTCTGGTACCAGCAACGCAGCAGGTCGTTATGATCCGGATGGCGAGCCAACCGGCTACTGGGATGCCATCATTGGCCCCGGCAAACCACTGGATACCGACGAGTACTACATTATTGCGTCCGATACGCTGGTGAACCTCAACGCCCACGCCCCCAATGTCACCACCACTGGCCCCGCCTCTATCAATCCAGACACCGGCAAACCGTGGGGAATGGATTTTCCTGTGGTAACGATTCGTGACTTTGTCGAGGTACAGCGTGCGCTGTTAGAGAGCCAGGGCATTGAGTCACTACACGCGGTCATGGGCGCCTCCATGGGGGCGCTTCAAGCATTTGAATGGGCCAGCGCGTACCCTGACAAAGTGGATAGGTTGATTCCTGTTATTGGCGGCGGCGTTGCCGACCCCTGGTTACTGGCAACGCTTAGCGCCTGGGCAGCGCCCATTCGCCTAGACGCCAACTGGAATGAAGGCAACTACTACGATGGCGAGCCACCCACCGATGGCCTAAAAGAAGCGCTCAAGCTCGTCACCCTCAATGCCAATCACTGGCAGTGGGCCAACGAAACTTTCAACCGCGACTGGGCCGACGAAGAGCGCGACCCCGCTCAAGATATCAACGCCCGCTACGCCATTGAGCAAACGCTGGATGACGTCGCCGCCGCCCGCGCCGAGCTTTCCGATGCCAACCATCTGCTGTACTTGGTTCGCGCCAACCAGCTCTTTATGGCGGGACACGGTGACTCGTTAGAAGAAGGACTGGCCGCCATCGACGCCCCCACGCTGATGCTCTACAGCGAAAACGACCTCGTCTTTGCGCCTGAAGGCGTACGCCGCACTGCCGAGCTGATTGAAGCCGACGGCACCGAGGTGACGCTTGAAACCCTGGAAGGCAACCGCGGCCATTTAGATGGCGTTGTCGCTATCGACCAAGCCAGCGAAACGCTGCGAGCGTTTTTGAAATAG
- a CDS encoding type II toxin-antitoxin system RelE/ParE family toxin, translating to MKLVYTAEAIDDLKRLREFIADHNPSAAARIAAELVGKIELLPGFPNMGAPVEMAPVPDSVRDMVFGKYVVRYSVHATAIIVLRVWHGLKGER from the coding sequence GTGAAACTGGTTTACACGGCCGAAGCCATTGACGATTTGAAACGCCTCCGAGAGTTCATTGCGGATCACAACCCGTCTGCGGCGGCCAGGATTGCCGCCGAGCTTGTTGGCAAAATCGAATTACTTCCAGGCTTCCCCAATATGGGCGCACCGGTTGAAATGGCACCGGTGCCTGACTCTGTTCGAGATATGGTTTTCGGAAAATACGTCGTTCGATATTCAGTCCATGCCACTGCCATCATTGTTCTCCGGGTATGGCATGGTCTTAAAGGTGAACGGTAG
- a CDS encoding HigA family addiction module antitoxin codes for MTMHNPPHPGEFIREVYLEPFGISSRQLASNLGVSPSTLSRLLKGDSGISPEMSLRLSKVLGRTPESWLSMQDMYDLWMARSTINLDDLQPLDFEAA; via the coding sequence ATGACGATGCATAATCCGCCGCATCCCGGCGAATTTATTCGGGAAGTGTACCTAGAACCTTTTGGTATCAGCTCCCGTCAGCTTGCTTCCAACTTGGGCGTTTCACCATCCACCTTGTCACGGTTGCTCAAAGGGGATAGTGGCATTAGCCCCGAAATGTCTTTGCGCTTGTCGAAGGTTCTCGGACGTACCCCGGAGAGCTGGCTATCAATGCAGGACATGTATGACCTATGGATGGCTCGCAGCACAATTAATTTGGACGACCTGCAGCCATTGGACTTTGAGGCCGCTTAA
- a CDS encoding DUF7281 domain-containing protein, giving the protein MTLSGRARAGLNSVVRELNRQPVVEKSRGKWVEDVVAWCHQQDIDLTMRISNQALRFDATLVAQINSMLESDRLAPLGRSLSGLSSTAQAAEGVEEDKSRREGPRAKRVLINLPSQPSAWLVPEPRSIRDVDVSGLKLAVFGALVQVENLDSFYAFSPEIAALSGYANPLVVYRGDSHYGGGFAELTKAWRKTNRPHLYAGDFDAKGVTLALDSGATHLLLPDIEWLTQHVTPLHQPAEQLSFQRRLRQRNVTLPSHHPLRPYLALLEKQRGLKQQWFGGELACISLS; this is encoded by the coding sequence GGCTTAACAGTGTTGTTCGAGAGCTTAACCGCCAGCCCGTGGTAGAAAAATCCCGTGGCAAGTGGGTAGAAGATGTGGTGGCGTGGTGCCATCAGCAAGATATTGATCTGACCATGCGGATTTCCAACCAAGCGCTGCGCTTTGACGCCACTCTCGTGGCGCAAATCAACAGCATGTTGGAGAGTGACCGTTTGGCACCGCTAGGGCGCTCGTTAAGTGGCTTAAGCAGTACCGCCCAAGCAGCAGAAGGCGTTGAGGAGGATAAAAGCCGCCGCGAAGGCCCTCGTGCAAAACGCGTGCTGATCAACTTGCCGTCACAGCCCTCTGCATGGCTTGTGCCAGAGCCGCGCAGCATACGCGATGTTGATGTAAGCGGCCTTAAGCTGGCGGTGTTTGGCGCGCTCGTTCAGGTGGAAAACCTGGATAGCTTCTACGCGTTTTCGCCAGAGATAGCAGCGCTTAGCGGCTACGCTAACCCGCTGGTGGTCTATCGTGGCGACAGCCACTACGGCGGCGGCTTTGCCGAACTGACAAAAGCATGGCGCAAAACCAATCGGCCACACCTCTACGCCGGTGACTTCGACGCCAAAGGCGTGACCCTAGCCCTAGACAGCGGCGCCACGCATCTACTACTACCTGACATCGAATGGCTCACCCAGCACGTCACGCCCTTGCACCAACCCGCCGAACAGCTGTCGTTCCAACGCCGCCTACGCCAACGGAACGTTACGCTGCCCAGCCACCACCCCCTACGCCCATACTTAGCCCTGCTGGAAAAACAGCGCGGGCTAAAACAGCAATGGTTTGGAGGGGAGTTGGCGTGTATATCACTCAGTTAA
- a CDS encoding ribonuclease Z gives MNLLFLGTSAGVPTKTRNVTGIALRESKGKGWYLVDCGEGTQHQVLHTKLSFHSLKAILITHVHGDHCYGLPGILASAAMGGRKAPLTIVAPASIKTWLEATCEVTQLCLPFALEFIASDDLPSVEFENIAVETFSLSHRVASYAYAFTERKVDAVLDVAKLAQKGIPRGPLWGQLKQGFDIEFAGERLKSHDYLIFKNTPRKVVIAGDNDQPDLLNEACAEAQVLVHEATYTEEMAQKAGDVGHSYAKLVAAFAESIKLPSLVLTHFSPRYQFSSHASPSIEDIRKEAEGAYSGSLFLARDFGEYTLEKTGHFSEVVGE, from the coding sequence ATGAACCTACTCTTCCTCGGCACCTCCGCCGGTGTACCCACCAAAACAAGAAATGTCACCGGGATCGCTTTGCGTGAAAGCAAAGGGAAGGGCTGGTATCTGGTTGATTGTGGTGAAGGTACCCAGCATCAGGTCTTGCATACCAAGCTATCGTTCCATTCATTGAAAGCCATCTTGATTACCCATGTGCACGGCGACCACTGCTACGGGCTGCCGGGTATTCTGGCGAGTGCGGCTATGGGTGGCCGGAAAGCGCCACTCACTATTGTTGCGCCCGCAAGTATCAAAACTTGGTTGGAGGCAACCTGCGAGGTGACGCAGCTATGCCTACCTTTTGCCTTGGAGTTTATCGCCTCAGACGACCTGCCAAGCGTTGAGTTTGAGAACATCGCGGTTGAGACATTCAGCCTTTCACATCGGGTGGCGTCTTATGCCTATGCATTTACGGAGCGAAAGGTTGATGCTGTCTTGGACGTGGCTAAGCTAGCGCAAAAGGGGATTCCAAGAGGGCCGCTGTGGGGGCAGTTGAAGCAGGGGTTTGATATTGAGTTTGCAGGTGAGCGGTTAAAAAGCCATGACTACTTAATCTTCAAGAACACGCCCAGGAAAGTAGTGATCGCTGGGGATAACGACCAGCCTGACTTATTGAACGAGGCGTGTGCAGAGGCGCAGGTGCTGGTACATGAGGCCACCTATACCGAAGAGATGGCCCAGAAGGCCGGTGATGTGGGGCATAGCTACGCCAAACTTGTTGCTGCTTTTGCCGAATCGATAAAGCTACCTAGTTTGGTGCTGACGCACTTCAGCCCTCGTTATCAGTTCAGCTCCCATGCGTCGCCGTCCATCGAGGACATTCGCAAAGAAGCTGAGGGTGCCTATTCAGGCTCTCTTTTCTTGGCGCGGGATTTTGGCGAATACACCTTGGAAAAAACGGGCCACTTTTCTGAGGTGGTGGGCGAGTAG
- a CDS encoding type II toxin-antitoxin system RelE/ParE family toxin, which yields MIKSFRHKGLKRFYASGSTAGIQADHAKKLRMQLAALDTAVSVEDMDIPGFRLHPLKGRDKARWSIWINGNWRMTFEFRDGNAYILDYEDYH from the coding sequence ATGATTAAATCATTCCGCCACAAGGGACTCAAGCGGTTCTACGCTAGTGGCAGCACCGCTGGTATACAGGCGGATCATGCCAAGAAATTGCGTATGCAGCTTGCCGCTCTGGACACGGCCGTGTCAGTAGAAGATATGGATATCCCTGGTTTTAGGCTCCACCCGTTGAAGGGGAGAGACAAAGCGCGGTGGTCAATTTGGATCAACGGAAATTGGCGCATGACGTTCGAATTTCGAGATGGCAACGCGTACATTCTTGATTATGAGGATTATCACTAA
- a CDS encoding UbiH/UbiF/VisC/COQ6 family ubiquinone biosynthesis hydroxylase has protein sequence MQWDHEIIIVGGGMVGAALAARLGHTGMSVGLVERGSAPTPPSGDYDLRISSLNARSLAFVKASGTALPEERCCPFRHIDVANQDGSGHSLFSAQDSGMDNFGIFIENRTLQYALWQRLENLPSVTCYTQCAPLSTMAASTGRMLELDNGKTLSARLIVGADGAHSTLRELAGIAVSSYDYHQRAMIINVETELPQQDISWQCFTPTGPIAMLPLPGHRASLVWYDSDEATKAREQLSNDALKTAIETAFPKRLGKLTRVVAKASFPIRRQHAKRYIGKRLALIGDAAHVVHPLAGQGLNIGLHDADTLAELIIKGRDPGDAISLHRFECHRRLANQAMIAATDSFHHLFTGAKPLRQLGDLSLHLAERVPLAKRMMMQQANGLNPFKMR, from the coding sequence ATGCAGTGGGATCACGAGATTATCATTGTCGGCGGTGGCATGGTGGGTGCCGCGCTAGCGGCCCGATTAGGACATACCGGCATGTCGGTTGGGCTGGTAGAACGCGGCAGTGCCCCCACCCCGCCCAGCGGCGATTATGACCTGCGTATCTCCTCACTTAATGCCCGTTCGCTGGCGTTTGTAAAAGCGAGCGGCACCGCGCTTCCCGAAGAGCGCTGCTGCCCGTTTCGCCATATTGATGTCGCCAACCAGGATGGCTCCGGCCATTCACTGTTTTCTGCCCAGGACAGTGGCATGGATAACTTCGGCATTTTTATCGAAAACCGCACCCTGCAATATGCGTTGTGGCAGCGCTTAGAGAATCTTCCCAGCGTGACCTGCTATACCCAGTGCGCACCGCTCAGCACCATGGCCGCCAGCACTGGCCGCATGCTAGAGCTAGATAACGGCAAAACCTTAAGCGCCCGCTTGATTGTTGGCGCAGATGGCGCGCATTCGACGCTACGAGAACTTGCTGGCATTGCCGTTAGTAGCTACGACTACCATCAGCGGGCGATGATTATTAACGTGGAAACCGAGCTACCCCAACAAGATATCAGTTGGCAGTGTTTCACCCCCACCGGCCCGATTGCCATGCTTCCCTTACCAGGCCATCGTGCATCGCTGGTGTGGTATGACAGCGACGAAGCCACCAAAGCCCGTGAACAGCTCTCCAACGACGCCCTAAAAACGGCCATTGAAACAGCCTTTCCCAAGCGGCTAGGCAAGCTAACCCGTGTGGTCGCAAAGGCGAGTTTTCCAATTAGACGCCAGCACGCCAAACGCTATATCGGCAAGCGCTTAGCACTGATTGGCGATGCCGCCCACGTGGTGCATCCGCTGGCAGGACAAGGACTGAATATTGGCCTGCATGATGCTGACACCCTGGCAGAGCTGATTATCAAAGGCCGCGACCCCGGTGACGCTATCAGCCTGCACCGCTTCGAATGCCACCGCCGTTTGGCCAACCAAGCAATGATTGCCGCCACCGACAGTTTCCATCACCTGTTTACCGGCGCAAAACCGCTACGCCAGCTGGGTGACCTCAGCCTGCACCTTGCCGAACGCGTACCGCTCGCCAAACGCATGATGATGCAACAAGCTAACGGGCTAAACCCATTTAAAATGCGCTAA